TTCGATATGCTTGAACAATGTTCTACAATTAAGGCTAAATAAACTTTAACAAGGTTATAAAATGTTGTGATAAACTCAAGCAAGATTGTAGTATGTTTTAACGCGGTTATACAAGGTTCTAATAAGTTTTAACAAGGTTCTAACGTGTTTAATAAAAAGACGAAAGCAGTTGCTGTCATGGCGTCTTTGTGACGGTAGGGGCAGCACTGCGTCGCCATCGCCACaacatcaaaagaaaaaaaaggcagacgAAGAAGAAGCAAAAGCGGAAAAGGCACGGAAATCGTCAACTGCAGCAATGGCGCGTGCACTTCAAAAACctcttagcttagcttagcgcGATACTAAGTGGAACTATTTCACCTCGCTCGTATTTGCAGCTGTGTCGCTGCCGttcggtgtagaaaatggatgaagttCTGATGGAATCCGCCGAATTTTCTGGCTGTGATGCTCAGCTCGGAGTAGCAGAAGCTTGGGAAAGTGTCACAGCAGCTCTGGTGAGTCTTTTGCTGAATCCCGTTTGAAAACCAACACTTTCATCTTTCCACGCTCCACTTTTGAACAAGCAGGATTTGTTTGGCACTTCCGTCACCCTTAAAAAAAGCTTTAGCTTAATTCGGCTCGCATTTCAAGAGTGTACTTGTCTTTGTAAAGATGTTGTTGTCCACTGATGTTCGCTGCATCCCAGGAGAAGAATGGAGATGTTTGTGCTTCCGGTGATGACAAGTCGTTGGCAAAACTGTGCGCTAGTTGACACCTGTGTGCGACTAGTACTACTAGAGAAAAGCTAGCTAGTAACGTGTAGtactcactagtaacatgtacttGTCCTATAAGTATGCCAAAGTTGGCATACTAGTGGGAACAAAAAGCTAGTACTTTAACCTAGATGTGAAGAATATTTATGAAATGATCAATCGCGTAAATTTTTTCTGTGTGGTTCAGATGTCTCCAGGATGCGGGCTGGAAGATCAGAAGCTGTCTGCGTGTCTGGAGGTGCTGTGCGGGCAGGGTGCCGCCCAGCTTCTGGCCAGTTGGCTCCTGGAGGCGCTGCAGATGCGTTTGTCCTCCTCGGTGGTACCGGAGTTCTGGTGCGGACTCAAGCAGGTGGAGAATGAAGTGGAGGAAAGGGGTCGGGTCTGGAGTCTCCTCACCGCTTTCCGGACTCTGCTGGAACGCCTTCAGCCGTTTTTGGGCAAGTTGACAACCACACTGCGCCTCGTCCGTAATCGCTATATAAAGAGTGTTATATGTTCGGGCGGGTTGGCGTTGAAAATGAGAGTTAGTTCTCAATTGCCTCGCCTGGATAAAGGGTTGTTTTAAAGGTTTAGCTTTAGATACAAAAGAAGAccttgaaagcttgaaataccagcattttaaaaaaaccagtaggtgtcagtaatgagcaacatCATCCTAATTTGCTTAAGCTACTCTGAACTAATTagtgcgatggaaacacaaaccacatgggccacaggaaccttttgctaccaggaactcaaagttcctgggtTGGTTGCTGAAAAAGCAACCAACCCTACGGCTTGACGAAAGGAAGCTACTCCCTTCACGTCAACTCGTTCTTTGGCCACAAGATGGCGTGGCTGCGCAATGAGTACAAATATGTgagtttttcatcaaataatgGTGGTTAGGTCCCTCCCCAAAAATGCCAAACAGTGGAAATGCAGGGGTGCATTGTACTTTTgaagatgcattgtgggatataTTCAGTAATCTATATAAAATAGTTATAGCGCCCAGCTGCACCGGGCCCTTCTCAGCCCCTCCCCTTGAAAAATACGTAATGACGAGATTTCTCGTCATTGGCGGGGAACGTTTGCGTTTCAATTGAGTTTCATCAATGGCGGGGAAAGAGTTGATGACCCGGAATAGATGACAGTTTGGCTTGCTTTCGCTAAATCAGCCTCAATGCTACGTAGCGGTTAGGATTGTGGGATTCAGCAGAATCCTAAAtttctaacatgcatgtgtatCTAATACAATATCGCAGCAACAATCGACCGATATCCTACATCAGATATATTTTCTAAATCAAAAAGCACTGGACCAAAACGATGAATAGGGACGGATTCACCCTGGAACATCTGATGGAATTTGAACAGATTAATATCATCAACATCTTTTTCTTGTAGTGGGCTTGGAGAGGCTCGGGGCGTGGCAGGATGAGGGCATGGAAGGTCTGTGTGGCCCGGGGCCGCGGGGGCTCCGGGAGCGCGCCTTCACCATCATCAggggcctcctcctcttcccgcCCTCGCAGCTCCTCCAAGAGCGAGTGCTCGACTTCTACAGCAGGACCTTCTCCGTCTACATGAATCGCAAGGGGGACGGGAAGGGCCACACCGAAGGTTCCGAGGGCCCAGAGGGGGGCGCCTGCTGCGGCTGCGGGGTCCCCGCGGAGGACTGCTGGTGTCAGGAGGCTCTCGAACATCTGAAGGAGCTCAGCCACATCCTGTGAGTGCAAATACAACCGGAACCGATTGTAGTCAACCtttacacactttttaaaagacacttttaaagtacagtggtgccttgcgatacgagCAGTTGCTTGGGCATTTTTGTGTCTCGAGATACGAGTACACATCTGAGATACGAaccacaattaaaaacatttgcacttcAGTTCCCCATCACACGATTCAATTCTCATTGGTGTCCTTGCAGTAGAAGGACACTATCAGTCGGTGGCGCTAATGCGCCATTAAGCTACTTTGCCAAACGCCAATAGAACCCACAGAAGAACAAAGAAGGACATAACATTATTTTCTGTGTTTGCAAGTAATGTGGAtgttgttattgtgtttttatcagTGCAATTTTTCTTCTGAAAAAATTAAACTTAATTTCCATGAATTTCAATAGGGAAAAAGAATTTGAGATACGCGTGTGTTCACGGAAGGAATTAAAGTCAGTCCTCAAGGCAGCACCGTATTCCTGAGTTCTCGCTCTCTCACTGCCGAGAAATTGGAGACTCGCATCACATCATTTAGAGGAAACGAAAACAAGGCTCAGGCGCACAGTcgtccaaataagaggcaagcttgcttcaagctgttcatttgTCACTTCATCTTTCCCCCCACTGGCTGTCcttcaaaaaaaagaatacaaatgttGTACAATGTTGTCGAATCATCACATACAAAGAGCCCTATACGTCCTTTCGAAGAGATGGtgtctgttgttgtaatacTGAATTCCAGCCTCGGGGCGACACAAGTTATATTTTATAACTTCAATTGCACTGCCTGTTTTCCAGTATAGCTCCGTGCTGCCTGGTATGTTGTGGCACGACATGGCACCACAGCGAAGGCGCGCAGCTCTTAATTTGGACTCGCgtgtacactgcaaaaactcctCATGATCAATTGCTTCAAAATCAacgatttacaggcagtgtaaatGATGAACTGAAATGAAGTGCGGATTCACTGCATACCGCTTTTGCACAGTTGTACCTTTTGGGATGTTGACATCCACGTTGTGTTCTTCAGGTCGAGGGTGGAGCTTCTGGAGTGGGTTAGCTGTGACGCCGTCACGTCCATCCTTCACCGCCTCATCGAGCAGTGGCTGGAGCAGCACTGCCGCGGGGAGTACGAGAGATCCTTCTTGGACGACTTTCAGGAGGTTCGACTCGTATTGTGGCCTTCGGGTGCTGTTAACTCGTTGACCGGCAGCCGTTTTGCAAGGCGCACTTCCTGTTTTGGAGCACAGAATATTGCGGTCTGTGACAATATTAagcaccagaaaaaaaagtttgtttctcgATTCTTTCTGTTCTCGAGTAATCatcagtagaacatgggttgctTTCACCCAAAACAGATTTCTGAACAAAAAGTGCAGAAAATGGGCTTTTCGTTCAAAGAGATGTCGAGCGGAACGGTGACTTTGgtgcttctatttttttttttttcttgttggacACCACATactataaaacaaagacaagaaaGAGAGAAGGCTTTTGATTGCCAAATAGTCATTTATTTGCAGATGTACAACGAACCACTTTAATACCAAAAACGTAGTAGTTTTACGTCTTTTAGAACGTGATCACGTAATCCACGTCTTTGACGTTTTTGAGCGTCACGGGCTTCGGAAGGGGGCTTGACGTCACTCCTCGCCATAGGCTGAGGCCTGAGAGCAATTTGAATCCCCATTAAAAACGGACACGAGATGGCAACAGTGCAACCATCATACGATTTAGAATTGTGGTATGACTTACTTATGTTCTAGCGCAAATGACTGAAGAATGGAAAAAGGtagaaacaaagttttttttctgcttaaaAGATGGAACTCTAATCTTTATTTTGGTGAGTGTATTCACAATATTCGTTATCTTTATCTTTTCTCACCATCACgtcacacactttctactacctacccCAATACATAGTGTTTATGCCATACATATATGTACCCTGTTCGAGTATGAGGTGCCTTAATTTGCCCGACTTCCAACATGTCGGCATTTGTCTCCCTCGTAATCGATGTGACGCGCAGCGATTCAGCGCCTAATCTTTAGCTCCCCTTTAAAAGcagtgctgatctcaaatccaaagcgatgcaacatTGCCATCTACTGGGGTCTTTTAGTCATTGCACTGGGGTGCAAACTTGAATTTTCAGAGACAGGCTGGGTGAGCCTCTTCCATGCCTACccgttgttaaaaaaaaaaaaaaaacatgcttggggAATATATACGTCGGCGGCAGTAaatggttggattccagttgacaaataGAAACAGCGGTATCCTCCCGTGTCCCGCAGTGGTTGGAGCTGGTGGTGGGCTGGCTGGGTCAGGTGTTCTCCAGCCAGGAGGTCCTCGACGATCGTCCCGGTTCGGAGCCGGCCGGTCCCGCCGTCCCGGGCTCTTTGGCGTCGGCGGGTTCGGTGCTGAAGCAGTGGAGATGTCACATGCATCAGTTCTTCTGCAGGATCTACGTCAACATGAGGATCGAAGAGCTGTTCAGCATTATCAGAGGTGAAACACGAACCGCAATGCGGCGCTTATGAAATTGATTTGTTTAGATATGTTGTCGCTTTCAGACTTCCCGGAATCCAAAGCTGCAATTGAAGATCTCAAGTTCTGTTTGGAAAGAACCAACCAGCGCCAGCAGCTCCTCACGTCACTCAAGTCCACTTTTGAGAATCGCCTGCTGCACCCTGGTGAGCTGCGACTGCACCTTTAAGAGACCTTCGAGCTGAATGTCTTAAAGGGACGGTACGTAATTAAGGCCGCGGTCTCATCAGGTGTCCACACGTCGGACATCCTCACCGTTTACATCTCGGCCATCAAGACCCTCCGAGAACTGGACCCGTCCATGGTGGTTCTGCAGGTCGCTTGCCAGCCCATCAGGAAGTACCTCAGGTCTGCCAATTACACACATGAGAAAAGCTGTCAATCAACTGAGATGTCCCTCAAACAGCTGTCAATCAACTAAAATGACCGGGATGCCCCTTAAGCAGCTGTGAGTGAGACTTTGGAGACGAGTCGGTGCGTTTATGCACTTTCAGGACGCGGGAAGACACGGTGCGTCAGATCGTGGACGGTCTGACGGGCGACGCGGTGACGGGCTGCACCGACCTGGCGTCCGAGCTTTGCCGAGGCGACCCGGTCACGCTGGAGATGCAGGACAGTGACGAGGAAGGCGGCGACCCCGAGGGCTGGACGCCCGACCCCACTGACGCTGTGGCCGGTCAGTGAATGCATCATGCTCGGGCAGGGGcttcaaacttattttttcGCCACAGGCCGCATTGTTTGAACGGTTTCCCTCAAGAGGGTTCTTATGACTGTGAAAGCTTATAAATGTCTCATTGCTTCATCGtagtattacatatacacaacaaattgatggataactactttggaaaaaagtcaaggataattgtttgttcaactattgtgcATGTTGCTGTAAAAGAGGGGTTTAGTTACAAAAAATTGTTCCCAATATCtcaccattattatttattacatatggcCAGTTTAAATTTGGGTACATTGTTAAGACTCAGGGAAGTTGACGTTGAAGTGGAATtttctttcgcgggccacataaaatgatttgccgggccggatgtggcacccaggccttgagtttgactcCAGTGTGCTcgggttattattattattattattattttcattttgtcaagGGTTTTTGGGGGCCGTTCTAACGGTGGaaccatatatatgtatgtataatcgcctcatattattactttTGCGTGTCAGACAAGTCGGGCTCCAAGCGGCGCTCGTCAGACATCATCAGCCTGCTGGTGAGCATCTACGGCAGCAAGGACATCTTCATCAGCGAGTACCGCGCCGTTCTGGCTGACAGGCTGCTGCATCACAACTACAACACCGCCAGGTACGTACCGACGCGAGCCCCGAAGGTGAGCTCACGCGTCGCGTCGCGTCACGTCGCGTCTCTGGTGTGTTTGCAGGGAAATTAGGAATGTGGAGCTGCTGAAACTTCGCTTTGGAGAGTCACACATGCACTACTGTGAGGTCATGCTTAAGGTaggaagcagaaaaacaaataaaggttTTTATTACACAAGAATGGAAAATATGACGTGATGAAGGGTGATTGTACTGATTGCAACCACAGAAATGTGCAAGTAACCACGGGAGTGTAAATGTAGAAGCGTACCTATAGAAGTAGGGCTGTCACAATCGAATCATTTTCAAATCGATTAATCGGGtatgaatttattttgcatGAGTTTATTGCTCAATCattttttcccaaatgtttattaaccaactattgtttttttattttgttaacagGGTTAGCACGCTCACAGCGTACACACATGCCAGAATGAGCGCGCTGACCTTTGACACGAGCGATTTTGATTCGCCAGCATGGCTAACATGGGCAATAGGATTGTAACCAGGAGTCTAAAAATCACCACAGAAGTTTGAAAGTGTAAATGTAACCATCGACGGTGTATGTAGACGCGTGAACGTGGCATAGGAGAGCGTGATCCGGCTGGCGGAAGTGGCTTAAATGTGGCACGATCCTCCGTTGTGTCCCGGGCGCAGGACATGGCCGACTCTCGCCGCATCAACAGCAATGTCTGCGAGGAGGAGGACGGGGAGGAGCCCGGGCCGTCGTCGTGGCTGTCGGCCATCATTTTGTCGTCGGAGTTTTGGCCGCCGCTGAAGGAGGAAAAGATGGAGATGCCCGAGATCGTGCAGCGGGCCGCCGACGCCTACACGCGGCGGTACGAGAAACTCAAGGTAAGGCGGCGCACCTTGTTCGATTAGCCTGTCGTAACGCTAACGCTAATGCTCACGCCGGCGTGGGCCGAAGGTCACGTGGCCCGCTGAGCATTTACATCGTTAGGAGTCCTGAAAGGCTTGTGGTGGATTTGGAAATGCAATTATTCATAACTCAGCAATTGTAAATCATAAACTAATACACATTTGTACACAAACATTTAACCGTTTCTATTTATTTtggtaactaattacattttgtaaataaaatgcaagATGTATATTGGAATAATTTTAAagattacatttaacatttttaattgaactgcTTCGTTAAAACTAAATCAATTAAACAATGTAATtgagtgaaatattttaatatagaTTAAAAGGATTTAAAATAGAGAATTTGTTGTAAATGACTTATGATGTATATAAAATTACCAAGACATCTTTTTATtatgtaattggttaattagtTATAGCTACATTGATTAAAAACAGTACAGTAACtgagtgaatttaaaaataaaaaacatggatATGGATTGAAATTCAAATTGCATTTAATTTGTTGTaattaataacataataaatgaGTACTGTAAAGCATTttacatgtatatttttttattaaataattggttagttaTAACTAAATTAAATGGGAACAACACAATGAGAATTagtcattttattaaaataaacttacatctgtatttattttaatcaaatagaCAGATTTATTGTAATGAATGTAATAGTAATTAAACCATTTTCAATAGGAACttaagatttgtattttattgagttAAAAATTAGAGaaacaatacaatgaaaatgagtgaattattttagtaaacaattttacatggagttaaatgttttaaatcaaatgttattCAAAGATTTCACGTACcgatttgttttaaagaaaatcaTTTGTCCGTTACAAATCAAGAATCGTTAATTAGTCCAATAATTCCTTTGGCATATTTGCATATGTTCTTTTTGTCTCGTTTGTTTGTGGGCCGCAGGCAATGCGGACTTTGAGCTGGAAGCCTCAGCTCGGCTCGGTCACGCTGGACGTGGAGCTGCAGGACCGCACCGTCAGCAACGTCACCGTGTCGCCCGTGCACGCCGCCATTATCCTGCACTTCCAGGACAAAAGTCAAGCCTCTCATCCCtcattattttttctctctctttttaaaagaaacataTTATTTTTAAGTTAAACGAGGTCTCTCAACAATTAATTATCAAAATAGCTGTAGAATAATTTGATCGATTAACTGTTGCACCGCTCCTTCAGACAAAAGTCACGGCACTGTTGtacatgtattttcattttgcagGTAGTTGGACTCTGGAGGAGCTCAGCGCCAAGCTGAGCGTGCCAAAGGAGGCGGTGCACAGGAAGTTGGCACTGTGGCAGCAGCACGGCGTCCTGCGCGAGGAAAGCGGCGGGCGCTACTCCGTCATCGAGACGGCGGCGTCGTGCAAGGACAAGATGGAGTGCAGCGCCGTCATGATCGACAGCGACGACGAACGCGACTCCAACACCGCCACGCAGACGCAGCAGAGGGAGGAGAAGATGcgggtaacacacacacacacacacaccgtcaaAAAGGTTGGCTAGATGGAGTTGGGGTAGTTTGTGGGTCATTGCGTCATCACACAAGTGTGAACATAATCCCGGAACACAATGGAAAAGTGTGAATGGAACCGTAGCCCACAAAATGTTACCATAAAACAGTGACCGTAACCCCAGAAGTGTACATCTAACCGTACGATTGCAAATGTTGTCGTGTTCGTAGCTGTTCTGGGCGTACGTGCAGGCGATGCTGACCAACTTGGACAGCATGACGCTGGAGCGCATCCACTCCATGCTGCGGATGTTCGTGGCCACCGGCCCCGTCGTCCCCGAGATGGACGTCAACGAGCTCGAGGCCTTCCTGCAGCGTAAGGTCCGCGAGCATCAGCTCGTCTTCTCCACCGGCGTCTACAGGTTGCCCAAGACCACCTGAGGGAGTCTGAGGACTTCCGGAGACCACCTGACGGGCACAGGCGTCGGCTGCTGGGTTCTCCTGCCCGCCATcgattcacattggtttcctcgCAGCGGACGGGCACTATCAGTCGGTGGTGCCAATTGACACCACAGAAGGACGCATAAAACATTGGCTACGgtattttttttgctggcatTTTCCATGTCGGCAAGTTACTTGGAGAGCAAACGTTATCGTTTGTTgttatacagtaaaaaaaaaaaaaaaaaaaaaaaaaattgctttttttttttcttattaaaaacattttaaaatgaatattggAGTTTTTGGGAGTGGTAGGTAGAGATTTTGTAAcctcttttctgtttttcaatAGCATCCGAGGCCTGATAAAACAATGTTGCACATGCACGCTGATGATGCTAGCCTGTATTCCTCGGCTACCTCTTGTCAGTTCCATTGTCACGAACATGCAGCTTGATTTGACCTCCTTTGCACGAGGCTCTCCATGACTCAAGAATGCTTCTAAAGGCAAGCAAAACAAAGGCCATGTTTGCGCCCAGCAACACTCAAGGTTCCCTCCCTTTCTATTAACACTCCGGAAGGTGAAGGGTTTGTTTTGATGTGTATTTTATATGGGTTTCTGGTTGGACAGAAGCCCAAACTTCAAACATCACAACTGTATGAAACAAGTTCACCCT
This Phycodurus eques isolate BA_2022a chromosome 16, UOR_Pequ_1.1, whole genome shotgun sequence DNA region includes the following protein-coding sequences:
- the anapc2 gene encoding anaphase-promoting complex subunit 2 isoform X3, which gives rise to MDEVLMESAEFSGCDAQLGVAEAWESVTAALMSPGCGLEDQKLSACLEVLCGQGAAQLLASWLLEALQMRLSSSVVPEFWCGLKQVENEVEERGRVWSLLTAFRTLLERLQPFLVGLERLGAWQDEGMEGLCGPGPRGLRERAFTIIRGLLLFPPSQLLQERVLDFYSRTFSVYMNRKGDGKGHTEGSEGPEGGACCGCGVPAEDCWCQEALEHLKELSHILSRVELLEWVSCDAVTSILHRLIEQWLEQHCRGEYERSFLDDFQEWLELVVGWLGQVFSSQEVLDDRPGSEPAGPAVPGSLASAGSVLKQWRCHMHQFFCRIYVNMRIEELFSIIRDMLSLSDFPESKAAIEDLKFCLERTNQRQQLLTSLKSTFENRLLHPGVHTSDILTVYISAIKTLRELDPSMVVLQVACQPIRKYLRTREDTVRQIVDGLTGDAVTGCTDLASELCRGDPVTLEMQDSDEEGGDPEGWTPDPTDAVADKSGSKRRSSDIISLLVSIYGSKDIFISEYRAVLADRLLHHNYNTAREIRNVELLKLRFGESHMHYCEVMLKDMADSRRINSNVCEEEDGEEPGPSSWLSAIILSSEFWPPLKEEKMEMPEIVQRAADAYTRRYEKLKAMRTLSWKPQLGSVTLDVELQDRTVSNVTVSPVHAAIILHFQDKSSWTLEELSAKLSVPKEAVHRKLALWQQHGVLREESGGRYSVIETAASCKDKMECSAVMIDSDDERDSNTATQTQQREEKMRAMLTNLDSMTLERIHSMLRMFVATGPVVPEMDVNELEAFLQRKVREHQLVFSTGVYRLPKTT
- the anapc2 gene encoding anaphase-promoting complex subunit 2 isoform X2, whose amino-acid sequence is MDEVLMESAEFSGCDAQLGVAEAWESVTAALMSPGCGLEDQKLSACLEVLCGQGAAQLLASWLLEALQMRLSSSVVPEFWCGLKQVENEVEERGRVWSLLTAFRTLLERLQPFLVGLERLGAWQDEGMEGLCGPGPRGLRERAFTIIRGLLLFPPSQLLQERVLDFYSRTFSVYMNRKGDGKGHTEGSEGPEGGACCGCGVPAEDCWCQEALEHLKELSHILSRVELLEWVSCDAVTSILHRLIEQWLEQHCRGEYERSFLDDFQEWLELVVGWLGQVFSSQEVLDDRPGSEPAGPAVPGSLASAGSVLKQWRCHMHQFFCRIYVNMRIEELFSIIRDFPESKAAIEDLKFCLERTNQRQQLLTSLKSTFENRLLHPGVHTSDILTVYISAIKTLRELDPSMVVLQVACQPIRKYLRTREDTVRQIVDGLTGDAVTGCTDLASELCRGDPVTLEMQDSDEEGGDPEGWTPDPTDAVADKSGSKRRSSDIISLLVSIYGSKDIFISEYRAVLADRLLHHNYNTAREIRNVELLKLRFGESHMHYCEVMLKDMADSRRINSNVCEEEDGEEPGPSSWLSAIILSSEFWPPLKEEKMEMPEIVQRAADAYTRRYEKLKAMRTLSWKPQLGSVTLDVELQDRTVSNVTVSPVHAAIILHFQDKSSWTLEELSAKLSVPKEAVHRKLALWQQHGVLREESGGRYSVIETAASCKDKMECSAVMIDSDDERDSNTATQTQQREEKMRLFWAYVQAMLTNLDSMTLERIHSMLRMFVATGPVVPEMDVNELEAFLQRKVREHQLVFSTGVYRLPKTT
- the anapc2 gene encoding anaphase-promoting complex subunit 2 isoform X1; this encodes MDEVLMESAEFSGCDAQLGVAEAWESVTAALMSPGCGLEDQKLSACLEVLCGQGAAQLLASWLLEALQMRLSSSVVPEFWCGLKQVENEVEERGRVWSLLTAFRTLLERLQPFLVGLERLGAWQDEGMEGLCGPGPRGLRERAFTIIRGLLLFPPSQLLQERVLDFYSRTFSVYMNRKGDGKGHTEGSEGPEGGACCGCGVPAEDCWCQEALEHLKELSHILSRVELLEWVSCDAVTSILHRLIEQWLEQHCRGEYERSFLDDFQEWLELVVGWLGQVFSSQEVLDDRPGSEPAGPAVPGSLASAGSVLKQWRCHMHQFFCRIYVNMRIEELFSIIRDMLSLSDFPESKAAIEDLKFCLERTNQRQQLLTSLKSTFENRLLHPGVHTSDILTVYISAIKTLRELDPSMVVLQVACQPIRKYLRTREDTVRQIVDGLTGDAVTGCTDLASELCRGDPVTLEMQDSDEEGGDPEGWTPDPTDAVADKSGSKRRSSDIISLLVSIYGSKDIFISEYRAVLADRLLHHNYNTAREIRNVELLKLRFGESHMHYCEVMLKDMADSRRINSNVCEEEDGEEPGPSSWLSAIILSSEFWPPLKEEKMEMPEIVQRAADAYTRRYEKLKAMRTLSWKPQLGSVTLDVELQDRTVSNVTVSPVHAAIILHFQDKSSWTLEELSAKLSVPKEAVHRKLALWQQHGVLREESGGRYSVIETAASCKDKMECSAVMIDSDDERDSNTATQTQQREEKMRLFWAYVQAMLTNLDSMTLERIHSMLRMFVATGPVVPEMDVNELEAFLQRKVREHQLVFSTGVYRLPKTT